From a region of the Pseudomonadota bacterium genome:
- a CDS encoding serine/threonine-protein kinase yields MSTVFDDWQTLNPLLEQALALPKDQQQDFVSSVEDRSLRQQLATLLKAAYEESTFISRGGAFAGDLGDELVEDLTRGRDPEPKRVGAYLLVREVGRGGMAQVFLGRRADGLYDQEVAIKIMWPGLIRGDLLDRFERERQILAQLTSPHVARLLDGGVTEDGRPWLAMEYTPGERIDRFCEANGLTVPQRIALVRDVMGAVAAAHRLGVIHRDIKPANILVEPDGNPRLLDFGIAKQLNQGDAETVTDARVLTPQYASPEQIQGQPVSRESDVYQLGLLLFELLTGERPFAAANTTPLDWQRRMLEELPPRPSRVAKNTGQHLSPDLDAVVLRALDKDPAVRYSSVEDFSRDLDHYLRGLPVDARAGRKLYRARKFVARHRWAAAGATLVFLLLFGWGASMTWQARQIELERDAVRLEAAKAAEMARFMTDLFEYASPGVTQGQPLSIRAMVDRGADQLAARLDNQDTLKADMQEALGRIYTTLGEFDAAIAQFDQAAQLRSELPQPTVDHADFLEARAAALRGAGEFEPALALLGEVLTIRVATFGEQSVAVAQTHSSLGDTYAEYGKTAESSEHYRQALELRERLLPEDDLSLAMSRGDYGIVLHRQGLAEQAAPYYELALKIQEPRLGASHPSTLDTLRNLAVVQWSLGKNIRARELLLEVLDREQAIYEKDHPRMSFTLGFLARVAEDEGELGQAEDYWRQTYRVMANTYSADHLVTAGAEHALGEVLLRQGKLDESCGRLENALKIRLTELSDEERRVNQSRVQLALCQAQRGEFAASAQHLTAAEPHLTSDADRAAAEHVRSLLAARR; encoded by the coding sequence ATGTCAACCGTATTCGACGACTGGCAAACGCTGAACCCGCTCCTGGAGCAGGCGCTAGCGCTACCCAAAGACCAGCAGCAGGATTTTGTGAGTTCCGTGGAAGACAGGAGCCTGCGCCAGCAGCTTGCCACGTTATTGAAGGCAGCCTATGAGGAATCCACGTTCATCAGCCGCGGCGGCGCGTTTGCGGGAGACCTAGGGGACGAGCTGGTCGAGGATTTGACCCGCGGTCGCGACCCCGAGCCCAAGCGTGTCGGGGCTTATCTGCTGGTTCGTGAAGTAGGTCGCGGAGGGATGGCGCAGGTTTTCCTGGGGCGCCGTGCCGACGGGCTCTACGATCAGGAGGTGGCCATCAAAATTATGTGGCCAGGGCTCATCCGCGGAGATCTCCTGGATCGTTTTGAGCGTGAACGTCAGATTCTTGCGCAGCTAACCAGCCCTCACGTTGCAAGACTATTGGATGGCGGCGTAACCGAAGACGGCCGGCCGTGGCTGGCGATGGAGTACACCCCCGGCGAACGCATCGATAGATTCTGCGAAGCGAACGGGCTAACCGTTCCTCAGCGGATCGCTCTGGTTCGGGACGTGATGGGGGCCGTGGCGGCAGCTCATCGCCTGGGCGTCATCCATCGCGATATCAAGCCCGCGAATATCCTCGTTGAGCCCGATGGCAACCCTCGCCTGTTGGATTTTGGGATCGCCAAGCAGCTCAATCAGGGAGACGCAGAAACCGTCACCGATGCGCGGGTTCTAACCCCACAGTACGCCAGCCCGGAACAAATCCAGGGGCAGCCGGTGAGCCGGGAGTCAGATGTCTACCAGTTAGGTCTACTGCTGTTCGAACTCCTCACGGGCGAACGCCCGTTCGCCGCCGCAAACACCACGCCGCTCGACTGGCAGCGCCGAATGCTGGAAGAGCTCCCTCCCCGACCGAGCCGGGTGGCAAAAAACACTGGCCAACACCTGTCGCCCGACCTCGATGCGGTTGTCCTCAGGGCGCTCGACAAAGATCCCGCCGTGCGCTACTCCTCGGTCGAAGACTTTTCCCGTGATCTCGATCATTACCTGCGGGGGCTGCCGGTGGATGCCCGAGCCGGGCGAAAGCTATATCGCGCTCGCAAGTTTGTCGCTCGCCATCGCTGGGCGGCCGCCGGAGCCACACTCGTGTTTTTGCTCCTGTTCGGCTGGGGCGCAAGTATGACCTGGCAGGCCCGTCAGATAGAGCTCGAGCGCGACGCGGTGCGCCTGGAGGCGGCCAAGGCGGCCGAGATGGCGCGCTTTATGACCGATCTGTTTGAGTACGCCTCACCGGGTGTCACGCAGGGCCAGCCGCTGTCGATTCGAGCAATGGTTGATCGCGGTGCTGATCAGCTCGCCGCAAGGCTGGACAACCAGGATACGCTTAAGGCCGACATGCAGGAGGCGCTGGGGCGGATTTACACAACGCTGGGCGAGTTCGACGCGGCGATCGCCCAATTTGACCAGGCAGCGCAGCTGCGATCTGAGCTTCCACAGCCGACCGTTGACCACGCCGATTTTCTTGAGGCGCGCGCCGCCGCGTTGCGCGGTGCCGGCGAGTTTGAGCCGGCACTGGCGCTCCTGGGCGAGGTGCTTACGATTCGCGTCGCAACGTTTGGTGAGCAGTCCGTCGCCGTGGCCCAAACCCACAGTTCTCTCGGGGACACTTACGCGGAATACGGCAAGACCGCCGAATCCAGCGAACACTACCGCCAGGCGCTTGAGCTTCGGGAACGGCTGCTGCCGGAAGACGATCTGTCGCTGGCGATGTCCAGAGGGGATTACGGCATTGTGCTGCATCGGCAGGGGCTCGCTGAACAGGCCGCCCCCTACTACGAGCTTGCGCTGAAGATCCAGGAGCCCAGACTGGGGGCGTCACATCCGTCGACGCTGGACACGCTGCGCAACCTGGCGGTGGTGCAGTGGAGCCTCGGCAAAAATATCCGAGCACGGGAACTGCTGCTCGAGGTATTGGACCGCGAGCAGGCCATTTACGAAAAAGACCACCCACGCATGTCTTTCACGTTGGGATTTCTCGCCCGAGTTGCCGAGGACGAGGGCGAGCTGGGCCAAGCCGAAGACTACTGGCGACAAACCTACCGAGTGATGGCCAACACCTATTCAGCCGATCATCTGGTCACCGCTGGAGCCGAGCATGCCTTGGGTGAGGTCCTGCTGAGGCAGGGCAAACTCGACGAATCCTGCGGGCGCCTGGAAAACGCGCTCAAAATCCGCCTCACCGAACTCAGCGACGAAGAGAGACGAGTAAATCAATCGCGTGTGCAGCTCGCTTTGTGCCAGGCCCAACGCGGCGAGTTCGCCGCGTCAGCCCAGCACCTGACGGCGGCTGAGCCACATCTGACGTCCGACGCTGATCGAGCAGCGGCTGAACACGTTCGAAGCTTGCTCGCCGCTCGCCGGTAG
- a CDS encoding right-handed parallel beta-helix repeat-containing protein, producing MAGGIFRTLTSLAALSLASLTNAATFTVTSTADAGPGTLRQAIADANAAAGSDEVVFAIPGSGPHVILLAGALPTLAGEIVVDAGTQPGSDCSAWPPTLNVSVDAMQAGGVGFLVQGDDVTIKGFSVYSAPLEAIRVRTSDRFTLTCSFLGTDATGTQGIGNDELGMSVVGGSDHVIGESIGSVGNVIAASGLDGLFVQNTSNVLIAGNRVGSDISGNTALGNTVFGVNLRGTTGSVVRDNIIVGNGGAGLVLEANPANENLVIGNFIGIGADGTTPVPNVEFFGPSGGGIGPGILLSNAPGTRIGGTAPGEGNVIGANEGDGVQVFNNANDTIIQGNLIGTDATGLLPRGNGASGIALFTTGNVVGGPAEGAGNVLADNGLQGISIQRTNSNDVIGNLIGVGADGITPLGNENNGVFIQDASDNLIADNVVSANANDGILLFDVSFDNRVRRNFVGTDRSGLLMLGNGADGIDTGSDTRDNTIGGSELTDANVVAFNGDLGLEIEGQNNALLGNQVFGNVTAEIDIGNDGRNLNDPGDADAGANNLQNYPEFSSVVGDGDMLLTYSYLVDSAPANSAYPLTVEFFLVDADGEEGARLLGRDAYPLSDAQTLRSIAISPLLPVMVGDVVVATATDADGNTSELSDPISVMGSADPESIFRDGFEAQPPGR from the coding sequence ATGGCCGGCGGGATTTTTAGAACACTGACCAGCCTGGCGGCGCTGTCGCTGGCGAGCTTAACCAACGCGGCCACGTTCACCGTGACCAGCACCGCGGACGCTGGCCCCGGGACGCTGCGTCAGGCGATTGCGGACGCGAACGCGGCTGCCGGCAGCGATGAGGTGGTTTTTGCGATACCGGGGTCGGGGCCGCACGTGATACTGCTTGCCGGGGCGTTGCCAACGCTGGCAGGGGAGATCGTCGTCGACGCCGGCACCCAGCCAGGCAGCGACTGCAGCGCCTGGCCGCCAACCCTGAACGTATCGGTCGATGCAATGCAGGCTGGCGGAGTCGGATTTTTGGTTCAGGGTGACGACGTAACGATCAAAGGATTCAGCGTGTACTCAGCGCCGCTGGAAGCGATCAGGGTCCGAACCTCAGACCGTTTTACGCTCACCTGCAGCTTCCTCGGCACGGATGCGACGGGCACTCAGGGCATCGGTAATGACGAATTGGGAATGAGTGTTGTGGGCGGCAGCGACCACGTCATCGGGGAAAGCATCGGCAGCGTCGGCAACGTTATCGCCGCCAGCGGCCTGGACGGCCTGTTTGTGCAAAACACCAGCAATGTGCTGATCGCGGGCAATCGGGTGGGTTCCGATATCAGCGGCAACACCGCGTTGGGAAACACCGTTTTTGGTGTCAACCTCAGGGGAACAACCGGATCGGTCGTTCGCGACAATATTATCGTGGGCAATGGTGGTGCCGGCTTGGTACTTGAGGCTAACCCGGCAAACGAAAACCTGGTGATCGGTAACTTCATTGGCATCGGTGCGGATGGAACCACCCCGGTGCCCAACGTGGAGTTTTTCGGTCCGTCGGGCGGCGGTATTGGGCCAGGCATCCTTCTAAGCAATGCCCCAGGGACCCGTATCGGCGGGACTGCACCTGGCGAGGGTAACGTGATCGGTGCTAACGAGGGTGACGGTGTCCAGGTCTTTAATAACGCCAACGATACGATCATTCAGGGGAATTTGATCGGAACGGACGCGACCGGCTTGCTGCCGCGAGGCAATGGGGCCTCCGGGATTGCGCTTTTTACGACCGGCAACGTTGTCGGAGGCCCTGCGGAGGGCGCGGGTAACGTGCTGGCCGACAATGGACTGCAGGGTATTTCTATTCAGCGAACAAACAGCAATGACGTTATCGGCAACCTGATTGGGGTTGGTGCTGACGGAATCACGCCGCTCGGCAACGAAAACAACGGTGTTTTCATTCAGGACGCCAGTGATAATTTGATTGCCGACAACGTGGTAAGCGCTAACGCGAATGACGGAATTTTGCTCTTTGACGTTTCCTTCGACAATCGGGTACGCCGCAACTTCGTCGGCACTGACCGCAGCGGATTGCTCATGCTCGGCAATGGCGCTGACGGCATCGATACGGGTTCTGACACGCGGGACAATACCATCGGCGGTAGCGAGCTCACAGACGCCAACGTGGTGGCCTTCAACGGTGATCTGGGTCTTGAGATTGAAGGCCAGAACAACGCGCTTCTCGGCAACCAGGTATTTGGGAACGTGACCGCGGAAATCGACATCGGCAATGACGGGCGCAACCTCAACGACCCAGGTGACGCTGACGCCGGCGCCAACAATCTGCAGAACTACCCGGAGTTCTCTAGCGTGGTTGGGGACGGCGACATGCTGCTCACCTACAGCTACCTGGTCGACTCGGCTCCGGCCAACAGCGCTTACCCGCTGACCGTCGAGTTCTTTCTGGTCGACGCAGACGGGGAGGAGGGCGCCAGGCTTCTCGGGCGAGACGCTTATCCGCTGTCTGACGCTCAGACGCTGCGGTCTATCGCGATCTCGCCGCTTCTGCCCGTTATGGTCGGGGATGTGGTCGTGGCCACCGCCACTGACGCCGACGGCAACACGTCTGAGTTGTCCGATCCGATATCGGTCATGGGCAGTGCAGATCCCGAAAGCATCTTTCGTGACGGCTTTGAAGCGCAACCACCCGGACGCTAG
- a CDS encoding SDR family oxidoreductase gives MNPSITLTRTCRSLFGLLSLLALTLGASPVLADSHAGGAAGDTKIVLITGANRGLGLEFAKQYADDGWTVIGTARSPAKADELKAVAAEMFQLDVTDRASIAALAKSLDGRPIDMLINNAGIFPRVGEIEKVDADDYARTLLVNTLGPVLVTQALLPNLRAGDMKHIVNITSQLASIENNGGNFYGYRESKAGLNMFTKTLAAELEPEGFVCLALHPGWVRTDMGGPSATLSPEESVSAMRDVISSVSTGDSGQYRAYTGAVVPW, from the coding sequence ATGAACCCATCGATCACCCTGACGCGAACCTGCCGTAGCCTCTTCGGGCTCTTGAGTCTGCTGGCTCTCACGCTTGGCGCTAGCCCGGTGCTGGCGGATTCGCATGCCGGCGGTGCTGCCGGAGACACCAAGATCGTCCTGATTACCGGCGCCAATCGTGGCCTGGGGCTGGAGTTTGCCAAACAGTACGCGGACGATGGCTGGACCGTGATCGGCACGGCGCGCAGCCCGGCAAAAGCCGACGAGCTGAAAGCCGTGGCTGCCGAAATGTTTCAGCTGGACGTCACGGACCGGGCCAGCATCGCGGCGCTGGCGAAATCCCTGGACGGTCGACCCATCGATATGCTGATCAACAACGCCGGGATTTTTCCGCGCGTGGGTGAAATCGAAAAGGTGGACGCCGATGACTATGCACGGACGCTGCTGGTGAACACACTCGGTCCGGTGTTGGTCACCCAGGCGCTGCTCCCAAACCTTCGCGCCGGTGACATGAAGCACATTGTCAACATCACCAGCCAGCTCGCGAGCATCGAAAACAACGGCGGCAACTTCTACGGTTACCGTGAAAGCAAGGCCGGGCTCAATATGTTCACCAAAACGCTGGCAGCCGAGCTGGAACCAGAGGGTTTTGTTTGCCTCGCGCTCCATCCCGGCTGGGTCCGTACAGACATGGGCGGGCCCAGCGCCACCCTGTCACCGGAGGAGTCGGTCAGCGCAATGCGTGATGTCATCAGCTCGGTGAGCACTGGTGATAGCGGTCAGTATCGCGCCTATACCGGCGCTGTGGTTCCCTGGTAG